From Triticum aestivum cultivar Chinese Spring chromosome 4A, IWGSC CS RefSeq v2.1, whole genome shotgun sequence, a single genomic window includes:
- the LOC123084873 gene encoding late embryogenesis abundant protein D-34: MSIARFSCTTHLATLHTLGATRQITRRLLAKMSQGQQRRPSSDQAQAGGGGQGQGQGGGAVRYGDVFPAVTGGLAQKPVAPQDAATMQSAENLVFGETIKGGPAATMQSAAMRNERMGVVGHDQATDATAEQGVSVSETRVPGGRIVTEFVAGQAVGQYLAPDDAADAGEAGGDDTKITIGEALEAAGYAAGGRPVERSDAAAIQAAEVRATGLDVNIPGGLAAQAQSAADANVWAARDEEKAKLGDVLSNATAKLVADKEVEAADAARVASAETRNKDDKTVRPGGIAASVAAAARLNKQGA, encoded by the exons ATGTCGATCGCAAGATTCAGCTGTACTACTCACCTAGCCACCCTACACACGCTCGGGGCAACGCGGCAGATAACCAGACGCCTTCTCGCCAAGATGAGCCAGGGGCAGCAGAGGAGGCCGTCGTCCGACCAAGcccaggcgggcggcggcgggcagggCCAGGGACAGGGAGGAGGCGCCGTCCGCTACGGCGACGTGTTCCCGGCCGTGACCGGCGGCCTCGCGCAGAAGCCCGTGGCGCCGCAGGACGCGGCCACGATGCAGTCAGCCGAGAACCTCGTGTTCGGGGAGACGATAAAGGGCGGCCCGGCGGCCACCATGCAGTCCGCGGCCATGCGCAACGAGCGCATGGGCGTGGTCGGCCACGACCAGGCCACGGACGCCACCGCCGAGCAGGGCGTCTCCGTCTCCGAGACCCGCGTCCCCGGCGGGCGCATCGTCACCGAGTTCGTCGCCGGACAGGCCGTGGGCCAGTACCTCGCGCCTGATGATGCCGCCGATGCAGGTGAAGCCGGTGGCGACGACACGAAGATAACTATTGGCGAGGCGCTGGAGGCGGCAGGTTACGCGGCGGGAGGCAGGCCGGTGGAGCGCAGCGACGCAGCGGCCATCCAGGCGGCCGAAGTGCGAGCCACCGGGCTGGACGTCAATATCCCTGGTGGCCTGGCCGCGCAGGCGCAGTCGGCCGCCGACGCCAACGTCTGGGCCGCGCGAGACGAGGAGAAGGCCAAGCTCGGCGACGTGCTCTCG AATGCAACGGCGAAGCTGGTTGCGGACAAGGAGGTGGAGGCCGCCGACGCGGCGAGGGTGGCCTCGGCGGAGACCCGAAACAAGGACGACAAGACGGTGAGGCCGGGAGGGATAGCAGCGTCCGTGGCTGCGGCGGCGCGGCTCAACAAGCAGGGCGCATAG